In the Prochlorococcus marinus str. MIT 9312 genome, ACTGAGTGGTACTTACCAATTCCACTTGCAGATAGAGACTATAAGGTTGAATTAGGTTATAAATATGGTTTTAACTGGATGTCATTGGCATTCTCTTCAATAAGTCATGTTCCTGCATCCCATCCATCAGAGCAAATTCTTGACAAATTTGTGCCTTTTAATTTGGATGCTAGTACTGAGTCGATTCCAGAAATTTCAAATCCTGTAGTTCCAGAACAAACCGGTATGCATGAAAGACTATATCAAGCAGCAACTAATATTCCTCGTAGAAGGAAAGTGGGTTCAGAAGAATTTATGGAAAATGTAAATTCAACAAATCTAAATGATAATCTTACTGACTCAGGTGCTGGTAAATGGTCCTCAGGTTTAAATGAATCTGGAAGTGGGATTGTTAAAAATAGATCTTTTTGGCTTGTTGCAGATGCTGAATTAATTGTTTATGGAGCCACTGAACCTTCGGCAAAACTCACAATTGGTGGAGAAGATGTTCCCCTAGCTGCTGATGGAACTTTTAGAATTCAAGTTCCATTTAGAGACGGGACTCAAAAATATGATATTAAAGCGGTTGATGTATCTGGTGAGCAAGAAAAAAGTATATCAATCAAATTTGATAGAACTACTCCACTTGACGATACTAACGAAAAAGATAAAGCTGAGACAGAATGGTTTTAATCACTTAAATTAATGCTGAAAAAAATTGTAGCCTTTACTCCCTTGTTTGGAGCATTAACATTTCCACTTATAGTTCCAATTACAATTTCTAAATTTGGTGTTAACTATGGAATTCTAAGCGCATTATTAATTTCTTCATTATGGTTTATCGCTATGTTAAGAACATCCGAAATGCCTCATTAATTTAGTTAGATTTTTGGAAGTATCTTAAAATTATGACTGAAGTTAGTGTAATAAATATCAATTCTCCCTTCTTAGATCAAAAACCCGGCACCTCTGGTTTAAGAAAAAGCACTTTAAAGTTTCAGCAAAAAAATTATCTAGAAATTTTTATAGAAGCAATTTTACAATCACTGGAAGATTTACAAGTTTCAACATTAGTAGTTGGTGGTGATGGCAGATATGGAAATATTGAAGCAATAGAAAAAATTGTGCAAATATGTGTTGCTCATAAAGTGCAAAAGGTTATTGTTCCAAAATGTGGTTTATTATCTACTCCTGCTACATCACATTTAATTAGAAAAGAGAATGCTATTGGTGGCATTATTCTTTCTGCAAGTCATAATCCTGGAGGGATTGATGGTGACTTTGGAGTCAAGTTGAATATATCTAATGGTGGCCCAGCTCCTGAGATGATTACTAATAAGATATTCAAAGCTTCACAATTACTTACTAGTTATAAAATTTGTAAAATTCAACTACCAAATTTTACTGAATATGGAGCATATTCTTTCGGGGAAACTACCTTAGAAATTATTGATGGATTGAAAGATTATTCTGATTTGATGGAGGAAATTTTTGATTTTGATCAAATTAGTGATTTTTTAAAAAAAGACTTCTCATTAATTTTCGATGCAATGAATGCGGTTACAGGCCCATATGCAACAAATATTTTTGTTGAAAAAATGGGTCTCTCAAATGATTGTGTTATGAATGGTACTCCGTTAAAAGATTTTGGCGGTTTACATCCTGATCCCAATCTTACTTATGCTTCTCATTTAGCTGATTTATTATTAAATAAAAAATCTTATAGTTTTGGTGCTGCTTGCGATGGAGATGGCGATAGGAATATGATTCTGGGAAGTGGATGTTTTGTAAATCCTAGTGATAGCCTGGCAGTGATTACTGCTAACACCAAATGTGTCCCTGGTTATAAAGATGGTATTACAGGTGTAGCACGATCTATGCCAACTAGTTCAGCAGTTGATAACGTTGCGCGTGCATTAAATATCCCTTGTTTCGAGACACCTACTGGGTGGAAATTTTTTGGAAATCTTTTAGATTCTAATTTAATTACATTATGTGGAGAAGAAAGTTTTGGAACAGGTAGTAATCATGTAAGGGAGAAAGATGGATTATGGGCAGTTTTGTATTGGTTACAAGTTTTAGCCGAAAAAAATTGTTCTGTAAGTGATTTGATACAGAGTCATTGGAAACAATTTGGTAGGAATTATTATTCAAGACATGATTATGAGGCAATTCCCTCAAATATTGCTAATCAAATCTTTGGTGATCTAACTTCTAGGCTCGAAAATTTAAAAGGAAGTAATTTTGCTGGTCATTTAGTTCAAGTTGCAGATAACTTTTCATATTTAGATCCTGTGGATGATTCCATAAGTGAAAATCAAGGTTTAAGATTGATTCTTGATGATAATTCACGCATAATTGTACGTCTTTCTGGAACTGGAACTAAGGGTGCAACATTAAGACTCTACTTTGAGAAATTTTTCAATTCTAAACAGAATCTTTCGTTAAATCCTCAAGTCGCTTTGAAACCCCTAATAGATAATTTAGATGATTTGTTAAATATTTCAAAACTTACTCAAATGCAAACTCCTACGGTAATTACATAGACTTTAAAGTAATATTTCTTGATTTAATTTATATGCATTCCGAAAATTTATTTACCAATTATTCTCAAATAGAAAGTAATGCTCCTTTGGCAGATAAGTTGAGACCAAAGAATTTAGACGATTTTTTTGGTCAAAAATCAATCTTAAATGAGAATTCGCTCTTAAGGAGTGCCATATTAAACGATAAGATTAGTAATTTTATTTTTTCTGGCCCTCCTGGTGTGGGGAAAACTACTTTAATTGAAATTATTGCTTTTAATACGCGTTCAAAATTAATTAAATTAAACGCTGTATTATCAAGTATCAAAGAATTAAGAAATGAAATCGCTAATGCAAAAGAAAGATTAATAAATACAAAAAGAAAAACAATTTTATTTATCGATGAGGTGCATAGATTTACATCTGTGCAGCAAGATGCTTTATTACCCTCAATAGAGAATGGAACTATAACTTTTATAGGTGCTACAACTGAAAACCCCTTCTTTGCAGTTAATAAAGCGCTTGTTAGTAGGTCTCGCATTTTTACATTAATTCCTTTAAGTGAAACTGATTTGAAGAAAATTATAAAAAAAGTTATAAGTTACTATGCAAAACTTAAGGAACCAAAAAAGGTTTGTTTAACTCAGGATGCAATAAATCATTTAATTAAATTTTCTGGTGGTGATGCAAGAACACTAATCAATGCATTAGAGATGGCAATAGGAACAACTGATGAAAATGAAGCTGAAGAAATTAATATTAATCTCTCAATTGCAGAGGATGCAATTCAAAAGAAAAATATTGTTTACGATAAAAATGGTCAAAATCATTACGATATAGTAAGTGCATTTATTAAGTCCATTAGAGGTTCTGATCCAGATGCAACTTTATTTTGGCTTGCAAATATGCTGGAAGCTGGCGAAGATCCTAATTTTATTTTTAGAAGACTTCTTATATCTGCCAGTGAAGATATTGGGATTGCTGATCCTAATGCCATAGTAGTTGTACAATCGTGTTGTAATGCTTTTGATAGAGTTGGTTTTCCAGAGGGATTATATTTTTTAACACAAGCTTCCTTGTATTTAGCTATTTCTCCAAAAAGTAATAGTACGAAAAAGATTTTTAAAGCAATTGAAACATTCAAATCTATCAATGCTTATGAAGTTCCAAGTCATTTAAAAAATAATTCTAATAGTTATGTTAATCCTCATAATTATCCAGGAAATTGGGTCGCACAAGAATATCTTCCCATAGCTGTACGAGGTTTAAAAATATGGGAACCAAATAATAATGGATGGGAAAAAATTAAATATGATGAATTGCTTAGAAGAAAAGAAAACTAAAAATTTTTCGAACAACAAATAATCTCAGTATTAAAAGAAGTTTTTTCTTCGTAGGCTAAAGCTATAGTCCAATTATGAAAATTAATTTGAGAATAATGTAAATGTAAGTTTTTCTTATTATGTATTAACTCTTTTGGTTTTTCAAAATATTGCCAATGATTTATGTCTTTAGATAATCTTCCATGATCCCATTTTATTGCTGCTTCAACAGCACACCATTGATTTAAAATCATATTCTTGGTCATATTCTTATTTTGAATTGATTTATTGGTATGAAAAAAATATTTTTCTGCAAATTTTACATGGTTAAAATCTCTATCTTTTCTCTCAATATCTATCCCAATTTTGTTTTTGTGCCAGACTATAGTTACGGCATCTTTGCAATGACTTAAACTTATATTTCCCATGCCAAGAGCTAATTTTGGAGGTTTTCCAGGATGGGCATTTATAGGAATTTCTAGGGGATCTAAATCAAAAAGGGTTGATAGTGATTTTCTTAAATAAGCCCTTGTTTCTAAATAAACCTTTGATCTTAAACCTGATAGTTTTTTCGCAGTTTTAATTTCCTCTATCGTTACGACATCTTGTACTCCTTTAATCTCATAAAACCAAATTTTTGGTATTTTATATTTATACTCATTTAATAATTTCAATGGCTCTTAAGGTTGGTGACAAAGCACCAGAATTTAAATTAAAAGATTCTTTTGACAAAGAAGTCTCTCTTAATGATTTTAAAGGTAAAAGAATAATACTATATTTTTATCCAAAAGATAATACTCCAGGCTGTACTAAAGAAGCCTGCAATTTTAAGGAAAATTGGGATTTACTCCAGAAAAATAATATAGTTGTTCTTGGTATCAGTAAAGATAATGCAGTTTCTCATCAGAAGTTTATAGAAAAATTTAATTTACCTTTTATTCTTTTAACTGATCCTGAACCTTTTAAAGTTTCTTCTGATTATGACAGCTATGGACTTAAGAAATTTATGGGAAAAGAATATATGGGAATGATGAGAAATACATTTTTGATTGATACTGACGGAAAAATTGAAAAAATCTACTTAAAGGTAAAAGCAGCAATAATGGCTGATCATATAATTGCAGACCTCCGATTACAGTAACTGCTAGAGAGATAGGTGGTGCATGATCATTCCTTCCATAACTAAATTAGGGGAATTGATAATATTTGTTTTCTGAGTTTTTAGATATTTTGTAAGGAATTGAGAGTCTCCTCCACAGGTAATCAAGACATCCTTGAGTGGATTAAATGAACTAATAATAACTTCAGTAAGAGAGTTGATTACCCCTTTCAAAATTGCTTCTTCTGTATTCATTAAAAAATCTTTGGTTGGGATATCATATTTTTTGGGAACTTTGAGGTTTTTTGTGTTTTGTTCCATTGATTTTAATTGTGTCAGTAAACCTGGGATAAGTTGACCACCGATGATAGATCCATTTGGATTTAATTTTGTTATTGATAATATTGTTCCAAAATCTGCAATTAGCAAATCTTTTTTTAAAGGGTTTGCAATAATATTTAAAGCTGCAAGAGACGCAAGAGCTCTATCAACTCCAAAATAATCAGGGAGATTTGATAACCTAATATCTTTGGTTTTTATTTCATTTTCCTCTTTCAGCAAAAAATTTGGTAATTTTCCTACAGAAGCCCAAATTAACCTATCTAGATCTATATTTTCTGGAACTTTTTGCTCTTTTTGGGTATGGAAGAATTTAGATTGATTTTTAGAATATTTAGCCCAATGAAGCCTACTATTGCCCACTAATAAAAAATTTGTATCTGAGATCATTTTTTTATGATCAATTTAATTATTAGTGTGTATTCCACACTCTTGTTTAATCCCCCCAAATCTTGTTGCTCTTCCTTTTGTTTTATTACCATCAGGAGTGCTTGAGTGCCAATCACCTACAGTAGAATAACCTTTGCTGAAAAGTGGATGGGCAGGTAAATTATTCTCTTTCATATAATAAAAAATATCTTTATTTGTCCAATTTAATAAAGGCCTTAGAGAAAGTCTTTGACGAATTAGGTCCAAGAATTTCATTTCTTTTCTATTTTCTGTTTGGCTTGATCTAACACCGCTTGCCCAACAGTTAATTTTATATTTTTCTAGACCATTTTCCAAAGGTTTTATCTTTCTCAAATCATGATACTTATCTAAATCACTCGCTTTATTTGTTTCCCAAAGTTTTCCGTGTATAGTCTCCATTCTTGCTGGGGATAATTCACTTTGCAGAACTTCTATTTCTAAAGATAAATCGACAATAAGTTTTTCAGCATAATGGTATGTTTCTGGAGGTAAATAACCTGTATCTATCCAAAATATTTTGATTTTTTTTTGTAGACATAATTTACTGACCATATTTAAAAGGACTGATGACTGTATACCAAAACTTGTTGTAATTGCGAATTGATTATCAAACTCTTTATAACCCCATGTAAGCATTTCTTGAGCAGTCATATCTCTTAGCTCTTGATTATATTTATTTATTAATTCAGGTTGAATATCTTTTTGGATGTTTTCAATCATTCTTAAAGTTGGTTATGAGATGAATGTTATTTCACTTAATTTGAAAATTCTTCGTATTATTTAATAATACATTTATGGATAACAATATTTCGCTAATGAAAGCAATACAAAAACCAATAGTAATAGTTGGAGCAGGTTTCGCAGGTATGACAGCTGCTTTGAATATAAAGAATCTTAATCCTTCCTTACCTGTTATTGTAGTCGATTCTGCATCCAACTTTATATTTAAACCTTTAATGTATGAAGTTTTAAGTAAAGAAATAAGACTTTGGGAAGCCACGCCAAAATTTGCTAATATTTTTTCTGATGCAGGTATAACTTTTTTAAAAAATTGTTTAACAAAGATTTCCTTCAAAGAAAATATACTTGAATTTAGTGACGAATTAAAATTAAGTTTTCAATATCTTGTAATTTGTACAGGTTCTATACCAAATACTTTTTTGATAAAAGGTGTAGAGGAAAATTGTTATTTTTTTAATGATTTTCATGATCTAAATAAAGTAAAATCCTTTTTAAAAGAATCACAAAAAACTTTGCTTCATAAAAAGTTATTCATAGTTGGAGGTGGTCCCTCTGGCATTGAGTTAGCATGCAAAATTAAAGATATATACAAAGATCAATTTGAAATTAATGTGATAGAAAGATCTAATGAAATACTTAGTAGAAACAAAATTTTCAATAGGGAACAAGCAGAGACCGCATTAGAAAAAAGAAAAATCAATGTTCTTTTAAACACCACAGTTAAAGAAGTCTCAGAAACTAGAATTATTATTTCCAGTGAGGATGGGATAACTTCTTTGGATAAAGATATTGTTATTTGGACTGCAGGTGTTAAACCCAACTTGTCTTATTTGCAAACTGATGAAATAACAAAAAAATTTGGAAGAATTTTAGTTAATAATAATTTGCAAATAGAAAACCATAATAACTGTTTTGCTATCGGCGATATTTCGATCATTGCAGGGATGGAGGATCTACCCATAACAGCTCAGGTTGCGATGCAGGAAGGAAATCATCTCGCTAAAAATCTAGAACTATTAATTCAAGGAAAAGATCCTTTACCTTTTGAATTTCAAGATAATGGTGAAATGATTAGCTTAGGAATAGGGGAAGCTTCAATTGCGGGGCTTGGGGTTACTTTATCGGGAAAATTAGCTTTTGAGGCAAGAAGACTTATATATGCTTCCAAGTTGCCTGATATTAATGAAAGTTTAAAATCTGCATATTCATGGATATTCCACAAAAAATCTATTTTTCAGAATTTTCTTAAAAAAGATAATTTCAATTAAACTTTTTTGAAATATTGTTTTTGGGTATATTGAGTTAAATAAGTCTCATATGAATTTAATTGCAGTTGTTAGTAATAATTATTATGCGTTTATAACGGTAGTTGTTTTAATGATGTCAATAATTTTGTTTATCAAAAATACTATTGCGCCAGAATTGACTGGTTTGTTATGTGTTGGAATTTTTATAACTACAGGGGTTCTTTCCCCTGAGAAAGCTTTAGCTGGATTTGGTAGCCCTTCCTTAATAACTCTGATGGGTTTATTTGCAGTTTCCTCTGCATTATTTAAAAGTGGTGCCTTAGACAGAGTAAGAGAATTGATTTCTTCTGAAAGTATTAGAACTCCAAGGAAATTAATTTCATTAATAGCTTTTTTGATTGCTCCAATATCCGGAATTGTACCTAATACTCCAGTAGTAGCATCCTTGTTACCTTTAATTGAAGGTTGGTGCGAGAGGAGAAATATATCACCATCTAAAGTTTTATTACCTCTTTCTTTTGCTACTTTGCTGGGTGGAACTCTGACATTATTAGGTAGCTCAGTCAATCTTCTTGTAAGTGATATTAGTCAGCAATTAGGTTATGGAGCTTTGGAATTATTTAGTTTGACTGCAATTGGAATTCCTGTGTGGCTGATAGGTACAACCTATATGATTATAGTTTCTGATCTGCTTTTACCAGATAGAGGGAGAGATAAGGATTTCATTAAAAATGGCGATATGAATATTTACTTCACTGAAGTTACTATTCCCTCTTCATCAGAATTAGTTGGACAATCTGTTAGAAATAGTAGATTGCAAAGACGATTTGACGTTGATGTTCTTGAGTTGCAACGCAATGGAAAAGTTATTCTTCCTCCTTTGGCAGATAGAAAGATTGAACCGGATGATAGATTAATAATCCGAGTTACAAGAGCTGACTTATTTAGACTGCAGCAGGAACACACAATTTTATTAGGAGAGAATAAAACATCATTTGGAGGAGCTAATGTTTTTTCAGATGATGAAGGTACTAAAACCTTTGAAGCCTTGTTACCAGCTGGCTCAACTTTAGCTGGTGCTAGTTTGAGAGAATTAAGATTTAGGCAGCGGCATAATGCAACAGTTTTGGCATTGAGAAGAGGTCAGCAAACTGTTCAGGAGAGATTAGGCCAAGCTGTTTTAAGGGCAGGAGATGTTTTGTTATTGCAAGCCCCGTTAGATTCCATAAGAGGTTTGCAGGCCAGCAATGATTTGCTTATTTTAGATCAATTCGAAGATGATTTACCTGTCTTGATTAAAAAGCCTATATCGATTGCAATTGCAATAGGAATGGTGGTTTTGCCTTCGTTGACTAATATTCCATTAGTAGGTTCAGTTCTTTTGGCAGTTATTGCAATGGTTGCTTTTGGATGTTTAAGACCTGCAGAAATACAAAAATCAATTAGGTTGGACGTTATTTTATTATTGGGATCTTTATCATGTTTTAGTGTTGCTATGCAAGTCACAGGATTAGCAGATTTAATAGCAGTTAATCTTAATTTTGCTCTTAATGGAATGCCTCTTTATTTTGCACTAGTCGTAATTTTTGTATCTACAGTTATTCTTACCCAATTTATCAGTAATGCTGCTTCGGTTGCTTTGATTTTGCCTGTTGCTATTGAATTCTCAAGTGTTTTAGGCATTTCACCTAGCGCTTTAATAATGCTTGTTCTATTCGGAGCAAGTCAATCTTTCTTGACACCAATGGGTTATCAAACAAATTTAATGGTTTACGGTCCTGGAAGATATAGATTTTTTGACATCGCAAAATACGGAGCTGGATTAACACTTATAATGTCTTTTACAGTGCCAGCATTGATAATTTTAAATTTCAGATAAATAACGTGAAATTCACAAGTAATGTTTATAAGTTAAAAGATGCTTACAGAAAACTATCTGTACCTCAATTTACTATTGTTACGGGATTGTTTATTATTTTTTTTGGAACTTTGATTTTGAGTTCTCCATTATGTTCATCTTCAAATGTTGGTTTGTGGGAAGCATTTTTTACATCTACTTCTGCTATAACAGTTACTGGATTAACCATAATAGATATTGGTGTTGATTTAAATTTCTTTGGCCAAGTATTCTTGGCTTTTATGCTTTTATCAGGTGGTCTAGGATTAATGGCTATTACGACATTTTTACAAGGTTTTGTTGTAAAGGGCACAAAGTTAAAAACTAGATTAGATAAAGGAAAGACTCTAGATGAATTTGGAGTTGGAGGAATTGGTCGAACTTTTCAAAGTATTGCTATCACTGCAACTTGTATCATATCTTTTGGCGCAATTGTCTTATATTCTTTTGGATTTGTAGATATTCAAAATAATTGGGAAAGACTTTGGTCTTCTATCTTTCACAGCATATCTGCATATAACAATGCAGGTTTTTCTTTATGGTCTAATAGTCTCCAAGACTATAGAACAAATTTTTTGGTTAATATTGTGTTTATTTTTCTCATTGTCATGGGTGGACTGGGATGGAGGGTTATTGATGATATTTGGAGTAATAAAAAAAATCTTTCATATAAAAAATTGAGCCTTCATTCCAGATTAGTTATTAGGACAACTTTGTCTCTAATATTATTCGGATCATTAGGATTCTTTCTCACTGAATCATTGCTAAATAGTCAATTTTTTAATGATTTGAATTTGTTTGAAAGGTTATTATCATCAATCTTTGAAACAGTGAGTGCAAGAACCGCAGGCTTTACAAATTATCCGATCTCCTTGAACTCTATCTCAGATACTGGTCTATTATTATTAATGACGCTTATGTTTATTGGAGCAAGCACTGGAGGTACTGGTGGAGGGATAAAAACAACTACATTTATTGCTTTAATGGCTGCAACTAGATCAACTTTAAGAGGTCAGAAAGATGTAATTATTAGCAATAGATTAATTTCAGATAAAGTTATTCTAAAGGCAGTTGGAATCACTGTTGGTTCTTTGCTTTTCGTTCTTTTAATGGCAATGCTGCTCAGTACAACTAATACGTTTGTTAAAAAAGAATCTTTCACATTCCTAGAAATTTTGTTCACTTGCATATCTGCATTTGCAACAGTTGGCTTTGATATTGGTTTAACTGCAAAATTAAATCATTTTGGCCAATTTATTCTTATTGTCGGTATGTTTGTGGGCAGACTTGGTATCCTTTTGCTACTAAGTGCACTTTGGCAGGCTCTTTACAAGAGTAGAATAGATAGACAAAAGAGAATTGGCTATCCTAGGGCTGATCTTTATGTTTAGGATTGACTGAGTTTTATTATGGCTGATTGGTGGCAGTGGTCTCAAAAGAAAGAAAATGAAGCCCTCACTTTTGCAGTTGTTGGCGTTGGAAGATTTGGAACTGCTGTTTGTAGAGAACTTTTAAGTAATGGTGCAGATGTTTTGGCTGCAGATTTTTCGGAAAAAGCTATTGATGATTTGAGACAATTGGAACCTTCGATAGAAGCTAGAGTTGTAGATTGTACTGATGAAGAGTCTATGAAGGAATCTGGAATACTTGAAATGAATACTGTTGTAGTTGGTATAAGTGAACCTATTGAAGCAAGTATAACTACAACACTTATTGCCAAGGATAGTGAAGGTAGCAAAGTGAAAAGAGTAATAGCAAGGGCTACGAGTGACTTGCACGAAAAAATGTTAAAAAGGGTTGGTGCAGACAAAGTTGTTTTCCCTTCCAGAATGCAAGGAGAAAGATTAGGTTTAGAACTAGTTAGACCAAATCTAATTGAAAGATTGGAACTAGATAACCAAACTGGGATAGATGAAATAACTGTTCCAGAGGAATTTATTGGAAGATCTTTAAGAGATTTAAATTTGAGAAAAAATTATTTAGTCAATGTTCTCGCTGCAGGACCAGCTGAAGAGTTAACAGTTAATCCGCCAGCAAAATATATTTTGGAAAGAGGAAATATTTTGGTAGTTATGGGAAAAACTGTAGACTTACAGAAATTGCCTCAGAATTAATTATTTTTAATCAGATTTTTTATAGTATCGAATCCTTTGAGAAGCTCTTTTAAATCTTTTGACGCTTTGCTTTTCAAGTT is a window encoding:
- a CDS encoding TrkH family potassium uptake protein, producing MKFTSNVYKLKDAYRKLSVPQFTIVTGLFIIFFGTLILSSPLCSSSNVGLWEAFFTSTSAITVTGLTIIDIGVDLNFFGQVFLAFMLLSGGLGLMAITTFLQGFVVKGTKLKTRLDKGKTLDEFGVGGIGRTFQSIAITATCIISFGAIVLYSFGFVDIQNNWERLWSSIFHSISAYNNAGFSLWSNSLQDYRTNFLVNIVFIFLIVMGGLGWRVIDDIWSNKKNLSYKKLSLHSRLVIRTTLSLILFGSLGFFLTESLLNSQFFNDLNLFERLLSSIFETVSARTAGFTNYPISLNSISDTGLLLLMTLMFIGASTGGTGGGIKTTTFIALMAATRSTLRGQKDVIISNRLISDKVILKAVGITVGSLLFVLLMAMLLSTTNTFVKKESFTFLEILFTCISAFATVGFDIGLTAKLNHFGQFILIVGMFVGRLGILLLLSALWQALYKSRIDRQKRIGYPRADLYV
- a CDS encoding potassium channel family protein, coding for MADWWQWSQKKENEALTFAVVGVGRFGTAVCRELLSNGADVLAADFSEKAIDDLRQLEPSIEARVVDCTDEESMKESGILEMNTVVVGISEPIEASITTTLIAKDSEGSKVKRVIARATSDLHEKMLKRVGADKVVFPSRMQGERLGLELVRPNLIERLELDNQTGIDEITVPEEFIGRSLRDLNLRKNYLVNVLAAGPAEELTVNPPAKYILERGNILVVMGKTVDLQKLPQN